The Salmo trutta chromosome 6, fSalTru1.1, whole genome shotgun sequence genome has a window encoding:
- the LOC115196419 gene encoding T-box transcription factor TBX19, with amino-acid sequence MKVEGLAEGPGPASQCCISRLLSVVESELQAGREKGDPTEKQLKVTLEEAELWRKFKEVTNEMIVTKSGRRMFPVLKVSVSGLDPNAMYSFLLDFQPADSHRWKYVNGEWVTAGKPEPVGNGCVYIHPDSPNFGAHWMKAPVSFSKVKLTNKLNGGGQIMLNSLHKYEPQLHIVRVGGSHRMVTNVSFSDTQFIAVTAYQNEEITALKIKYNPFAKAFLDAKERNHPNSPLESPFDSHMGIQHCGWFLSNPDSLCSGGGPSFPYSGGLPLAPPHGYKHYPPRPAPYPPPYLPHRTHTSVSLSEGLQVLSGGPDGWSSVSSSALPVTTPSSPPSTNSSSQYPCLWTVGRTDGSPASSPCAQLHGPINSESHPQPPNHVRLGGPGWPPVSTHSF; translated from the exons ATGAAGGTTGAGGGTTTAGCTGAAGGTCCTGGTCCTGCCAGCCAGTGCTGTATCTCGCGACTGCTAAGCGTGGTGGAGAGCGAGTTGCAAGCGGGGCGCGAGAAGGGGGACCCCACCGAGAAGCAGCTGAAGGTGACGCTCGAGGAAGCGGAACTGTGGCGGAAGTTTAAGGAAGTCACCAATGAGATGATAGTCACCAAGAGCGGCAG GCGGATGTTTCCGGTGCTGAAAGTGAGTGTATCGGGTCTGGACCCCAACGCCATGTACTCCTTCCTGCTGGACTTCCAGCCAGCTGACAGCCACCGCTGGAAGTACGTTAACGGGGAGTGGGTTACAGCCGGTAAACCGGAGCCTGTCGGTAACGGTTGTGTGTACATCCATCCCGACTCACCCAACTTCGGAGCCCACTGGATGAAGGCACCTGTCTCCTTCAGCAAGGTCAAACTCACCAACAAGCTCAATGGAGGTGGACAg atcaTGTTGAACTCTCTCCATAAGTATGAACCTCAGCTCCACATTGTGAGAGTGGGCGGAAGCCACCGAATGGTCACTAACGTCTCTTTCAGCGACACACAGTTCATCGCTGTCACTGCCTACCAGAATGAAGAG ATCACCGCTCTGAAGATCAAATACAACCCCTTCGCTAAGGCTTTCCTGGATGCCAAAGAGAG GAACCACCCGAACAGTCCATTGGAGTCCCCATTTGATAGCCATATGGGAATTCAACACT GTGGTTGGTTTCTGTCTAACCCAGACTCGCTGTGTTCTGGTGGGGGTCCTAGCTTCCCCTATAGCGGGGGTCTGCCTCTCGCCCCCCCTCATGGGTACAAGCACTACCCccccaggccagctccctacCCCCCCCCCTACCTGCCGCACCGCACACACACTTCTG tctctctgtctgaggggCTACAGGTGTTGTCTGGGGGTCCTGATGGCTGGTCCAGTGTCTCCTCCTCAGCCCTACCCGTGACCACACCCTCCTCACCCCCGTCCACCAATAGCAGCAG TCAGTACCCTTGTTTGTGGACGGTCGGGCGTACAGACGGGAGCCCCGCCTCTTCTCCCTGCGCCCAGCTTCACGGACCAATCAACAGCGAGAGCCACCCACAGCCACCCAATCACGTCCGGCTGGGCGGGCCCGGTTGGCCACCTGTCTCCACCCATTCCTTCTAA
- the iqcb1 gene encoding IQ calmodulin-binding motif-containing protein 1, which produces MSVARKDAGLRALVASTNINPEQKVPQVLSKLQDILNRISVQNDRELGAFKNSLFSHGILQYCAGDALKLNYAKVEGGYATATQLAEILSSCCVGVDLGGDTEAFHRRLLPSVTDSLLSLASRLMNRALAGNGQPEMFRFFRKVMDSVCWLLKAHGHLATQVLQSDHYERMLMSEEERVGTVCVSLWHQLLTANSELVAGLGKGPLSVILDDVVYRMAHTSNPAVGGAAIRTLLLVARQQESALQLIIHRFKGLEGMIGREWRGRGFDEEVDQLIKLLHKVLKPADHTETWPEECVRATCVIQAAWRSYQTRRRVKSLPRAVRSLQRSFRERRRRRAQQAQAECWEEELRLQLCVRRQRARREFHQKQLQLLQLLSPGQVQQYLGEVERQAVIRIQRVWRGHRERRRFQQRRNTHTQHRAAVVLQRAVLRFLKRRRAEKAHPSLSPWIGPRGLTDSRRAELKREVEEHIALHPSSVVSLEGSRELHAQTQALLLQHLQGREAELREHTQTHALLAQINTDLELLLNAPSLSVATATDCDVFRSRSAPVAARARQSHNALLQAGRLPWWKMLGDGDITCPESESAHTDSLYLGGS; this is translated from the exons ATGAGTGTCGCTAGAAAGGACGCAGGGCTACGGGCGCTGGTCGCGAGCACAAACATTAATCCGGAGCAGAAGGTTCCTCAAGTTCTCTCAAAATTACAAG ATATTCTGAATAGGATATCTGTCCAAAACGATAGAGAGTTGGGTGCGTTCAAAAACTCCTTGTTCAGCCATGGCATACTTCAATACTGCGCAGGAGACGCCCTCAAACTGAACTATGCCAAAGTTGAAGGAGGCTACGCAACTGCCACTCAGTTGGCAGAAATTCTCAG CTCCTGCTGTGTGGGTGTGGACCTGGGCGGAGACACTGAGGCCTTCCATAGGCGGCTGCTCCCGTCCGTCACAGACAGCCTGCTGTCATTGGCCAGTCGGCTGATGAACAGAGCTTTGGCG GGGAATGGGCAGCCTGAGATGTTTCGTTTCTTCAGGAAGGTGATGGACTCTGTGTGTTGGCTTCTGAAAGCCCATGGTCACCTGGCCACACAAG tcctgcaGTCAGACCACTATGAGAGGATGTTAatgagtgaggaggagagagtgggaaccgtgtgtgtgtcactgtggcaTCAGCTTCTGACAGCTAACAG TGAGTTAGTAGCAGGTTTGGGAAAAGGCCCCTTGTCTGTGATTCTGGATGACGTCGTGTACCGAATGGCTCACACATCCAACCCTGCTGTGGGAGGGGCAGCAATTAGGACGCTCCTCCTGGTTGCCCGGCAACAAGAATCCGCCCTGCAGCTTATCATCCACAGGTTCAAAG GGTTGGAGGGCATGATTGGTCGAGAATGGAGGGGGCGGGGCTTCGATGAGGAAGTGGACCAACTGATCAAGCTGCTGCACAAAGTCCTCAAACCAGCTGATCACACAGAG ACGTGGCCAGAGGAGTGTGTGAGAGCGACGTGTGTCATCCAGGCAGCGTGGAGATCCTATCAGAccaggaggagagtgaagagtcTGCCCAGAGCTGTCAGATCACTGCAGAGGAGCTTcag ggagcgGCGGCGGAGGAGAGCGCAGCAGGCTCAGGCTGAGTGCTGGGAGGAGGAGCTGAGACTACAGCTGTGTGTCAGGAGACAGAGAGCCAGGAGAGAGTTCCATCAGAAACAACTACAGTTACTACAGTTACTGtccccag gtcaggTGCAGCAGTACCTCGGGGAGGTGGAGAGGCAGGCTGTCATACGGATCCAGAGGGTTTGGCGAGGCCACCGAGAGAGACGACGCTTCCAGCAacggagaaacacacacacacagcacagagctgctgttgtcctgcagagagca GTCCTTCGCTTTCTGAAGAGGCGGAGAGCTGAGAAAgcccatccttccctctctccttggaTTGGACCTCGGGGTTTGACTGACAGTCGGAGGGCGGAGctgaagagagaggtggaggaacatattgccctGCACCCG TCCTCTGTGGTGTCTCTAGAGGGCAGTAGGGAGCTCCATGCTCAGACCCAAGCCTTGCTGCTCCAGCATCTacaggggagagaggcagagctgagagaacacacacagacacacgcccTGCTGGCACAGATCAACACTGACCTGGAACTACTGCTGA ATGCCCCCTCACTCAGTGTCGCCACAGCAACCGACTGTGACGTGTTCAGGAGTCGCTCTGCCCCCGTAGCTGCCCGCGCCCGGCAATCCCACAATGCCTTGCTCCAGGCCGGTCGCCTGCCTTGGTGGAAGATGCTGGGAGATGGTGACATCACCTGTCCAGAATCAGAGTCTGCCCACACAGACTCACTGTATTTAGGAGGAAGCTGA